Proteins co-encoded in one Candidatus Polarisedimenticolaceae bacterium genomic window:
- a CDS encoding thioredoxin family protein: protein MSIHTMLAGFVCVTLFGAMPAPVASASPEETPAVKWSYTISGTDASASSHLNGVLASARAAQRPVMIEFYAAWCAACRLLDRNAYSAPDVIQSADRFVTIRVDTSNGGEATDVLAKRFGVRGLPTVAFVSSRGAALASSNIVGLVDASTLARELRKIP, encoded by the coding sequence GTGTCGATCCACACGATGCTCGCGGGGTTCGTCTGCGTCACGCTCTTCGGTGCCATGCCGGCGCCTGTCGCATCAGCTTCGCCGGAAGAGACGCCCGCGGTGAAGTGGAGCTACACGATTTCCGGCACGGACGCGAGCGCGTCGTCGCATCTCAACGGTGTCCTCGCGTCCGCGAGGGCCGCCCAGAGACCGGTCATGATCGAGTTCTACGCCGCTTGGTGCGCCGCGTGTCGCTTGCTCGATCGGAACGCGTATTCGGCTCCCGATGTCATCCAGAGCGCGGACCGCTTCGTCACCATCCGAGTCGACACTTCGAACGGTGGCGAAGCCACGGATGTGCTCGCCAAACGCTTCGGCGTCCGCGGACTGCCGACGGTGGCGTTCGTGTCGTCGCGCGGCGCCGCGCTCGCGTCGTCGAACATCGTCGGACTGGTCGACGCCTCGACGCTCGCACGAGAGCTGCGGAAGATCCCCTGA
- a CDS encoding sigma-70 family RNA polymerase sigma factor, with product MTPHARKEIQELLERLAGGDRGAIEPAFAALWPLLRVFAARALRDDGHGEDAAQQAMIKLFAQVADFDPSRDGVAWAIAIVSYEVRSLRRKGMRRREDTLDHAGDAPTTTDTPEALVVERDLARAAREVLSDMKEEDMATILAAIGERRPVDDARFRKRLQRALARLRRAWGAKHEIH from the coding sequence GTGACACCGCACGCGCGGAAAGAGATTCAGGAGCTGCTCGAGCGCCTGGCCGGCGGGGATCGCGGCGCGATCGAGCCGGCGTTCGCCGCGCTCTGGCCGCTTCTCCGAGTGTTCGCCGCGCGCGCGTTACGTGACGACGGCCATGGGGAAGATGCCGCACAGCAGGCGATGATCAAGCTGTTCGCGCAGGTGGCCGATTTCGACCCGTCCCGCGACGGCGTCGCTTGGGCGATCGCGATCGTCTCGTACGAGGTCCGATCGCTCCGGCGGAAAGGCATGAGACGCCGAGAGGACACGCTCGACCACGCTGGTGACGCCCCCACGACGACCGACACGCCCGAGGCGTTGGTCGTCGAGCGGGATCTCGCGCGCGCCGCGCGCGAGGTGCTCTCGGACATGAAAGAGGAGGACATGGCCACGATCCTCGCGGCGATCGGCGAACGTCGCCCCGTCGACGATGCCAGGTTCAGAAAACGCCTTCAGCGCGCCCTTGCGCGACTGCGGCGCGCGTGGGGGGCCAAGCATGAGATCCACTGA